tactaataaaattaaaattagtgcTCGGACATATGAAAGGTTTTAGCAACGAACGTTATAGAAACAGTGAGTGGCGCTAAGCTGAGCCACAACACAACTTTGGTTCGTCCGTTTCCAATTCAACTGTCCACTTCGACTCCGAATCGGTGTCACGGTTGATTCAAAATGTCCATTGTGCTCTGAGAAGCTATGACTAACGAGTTATTTGCGGAACGTCATTCTCTAccgaacatttttaaaattgtagtattcttttattttaaaaaaaatggaatgaggATTAATTCTCTAACACCCTAATATTTCGAATCTTGAATCACTTCAAAGAATATGTAAAAATATTGGGAATGGCTatattcagaaagaaaatgtaaagaatgtaaagaaaaatgtgcCTAAAGAAACAACTCAACAACTTTACTGCTATTTCCAGGAGAAAATCACGAAAATTTTGGTGATAGGAacattatagaaaaaaattaattatattataaacaATGGTCGAGAAGATCATAACCAATGGTGAAAACTGTTTAAACAAACTTCCCCCTACTAAAGTGTGAAGAATGCGAATAAAAACGAGTAGAAATAtttacgaataaaaaaaagtgggacaGTATCCTTTAATCGCCGcactgaaatgaaaatagtTCAGGTTATTAATCATTTATCTTTGCTACATATATGGCAACCGCATGAACATTGAGGTTGGAACTCTGGCTGGCGTTTGACCTGCGCCAACGTTTTAAATAATTCTGATGTTGATGACGAGATTCGCCTTAAGTGGAAGTTCAGTGGATATTTTGTTGACTTGTGATCAATTTCTGTTGACTTTCATAGTTAATACGTCTCGTTATTTCAGCTGACAAACATAAATCGTAGGAcgttttccacttttctatTTACGTAAGCGTTAGCGTCCAACTATTCCCATCAAACTTTCAGTCCTAAGATTGTAAACAGCTGGGAGGCATTCGCGTACTACGCGAGAATGAATCCACGACTTCTATTTTAGGTGGAAATTTTGTGCTTTGATGAGGATTCAAATATAGCGAGTGAATAATGAAGGACGTGACGTGTCTGTCCTGCAATCCGTTTTCCTACGTCAGCATTCGTCGACAACCCTAAAGATTTTGAAGAGAGCTCCAAGCGTAAATGAACTGAAGCTTTGTGGCCTTCTCCACTGCATTCAAATCACTTTTAATAACATCTTGCAGAGGCATTGGAAGACAGAGTGGTCCCAAACCTGAATGGTCCTAATCACTTCTATTTATGGTATCAATTTTTGCCATTCAATGCAGCAAATTCAGTAGATGTGGCCGGTGCAAAGTCCTAAAATTGCACCAGTAGCACGGATTCGAGTCGTAAGCCAGAAGAATGCTATATTTTTTAACCGAAAAACtcatttgttatttctttGCGCCAATTTTTATCAACACTGatcatttttcaaaggagCATGCGAGTATATTACTGACATCTTCAAATAAGAAAACGTTTTCAATGCCAATATATTTTTAAGGTCAGAAAGTGTGCAAAATGTAAGAATAAAATGGCAAACCACTCGGTTATAGTAGGAAGAAACTGAAGATGTATTTTTGAGTGAGCGAGCAAATCTGAAAAGGagatttttgaataaacaaaaagagaaaaaaatcaagacacTTTCGAAGaagtttgcaagaaaaaaaactgttgcatCAACTTTTTGTAGAATGTCTGAATCTAAGAATATCTATCTAAGAATTCCGGTAGTcagaaatgacgaaaaaatCTAATCTGAACAATATAGAAACATGGGAGCATAACGTAAGCAAATATGCAGGTACTTTTagtaaatgaaagaaattccatAATATCGAATCACTGACACCAACTATATTGAGGCGTTTTACTAACGCGATTTCCTTAAACCTCGTTAAGAGGTGGTGACGTGCTATATTTGCCATTGACTCATAGTAAAAGcataaaaatagaagcaaGCGAAATCACCTGCGAGGGATTCGCATTTCAGAGGGGAAGCGATGAAAAGGCGAATTAATTGCAAGAAAACTGTAATCACTGGGTCGAAAAGCAATTAGTAACTCAAAACGAAGATATTGCGAATTATTTGAGCGTTAAAAtaagtattatttatttaatttgttgtGTTAAAATCACTTTCACTTACTAACTTCAGTTTTGAatggtttcacttttttagaacaatttaaaatattaaactTAGGTCAGGATTGATCTGTGACCAACAGCTGTAGATAACATATATTTCTTTGATCTCTCTCAAACAtgtgagaaaagaaatttgaatcatatggttgaaaaaaaattaaacggaTAACAATATTTTAAAAGTGTCGGTAACTGAGCAGATTGCATTCAGCCAAAATTCTAGtaaatgacatgaatcaaagCATAATCCTAAACGATTTGAACCAGGTACAGTAGAAGTAGCTCGAGATCCACATTAATATTTCTGGAGTGGAGAAACAGCGGAGCTTTGTTGATCTCAATCGGATTATTCAGTAGAGAACCCGATTCGCGAAATTGAAGCAATGATGTGTTTAACAATTAAGAATAAAAGGGCTTTTATTTCATCATGCGTGAAGgtgccaattttctttttacatcAATTGAAAGACATTCCCCCTCCTTTCGGAGTGAAGAATAAGGAGGCATAATTGTACTCATAGAAGGAGAGTTTCATAATCTCTTTGAAATGATGGCCAATTTCCATGTCGTACTGCATTATATTGTATGTCTTCTATGTTTCTGCGAGTTTGAGCCAGACCCAAGGCTGATATGACCTTCATTCTCGGCTAACTTTCAGTACGGTCGCTTTTCTATGACTCGGAAAGAGTGAAATATAAAAGTGATTTATACGGAGAGATGTTCTATCCACTCAACAAAAATCCCTAAGCCTTATCCAGCACTTATCCAGTTAGTAGAGGAAGCGCAAACCGCGGACTTGGAATTAAAAAGGATTTGAACAGCCGCTGCTAGGTACCCGAGGTAAGGTGGTGATTAGCGCTGCTCCCACgaaactgagaaaaatttctccctttgttttattttcgcgCCAAGATAATGTTAGCAGGTGTGAAAGACGATAGCAGTTACAATAAGAAGACAAGTAAATGTAAAACGTCCGGGTATCGCTGAAATTCTTCTACTGGTTCTCCCTTCGCTCAGTTTCCACAACTCGATGCTGTGAGACCGTCCAACGGTTTCTGACTCCAGCTcaccgacgtcgtgggacccgtctcacttCCATCTGAAACTTCATCactctcacacacacacacagacacacacacacacaaattgTTTCGTAATTTTAAATGACTAACTTACCCACTGTTACTGCTAATAGTCTCCTCGGATTAATGTAATCCTGATTGATGTTCCACACAACTAGTTTCGGCATGTCATTCCTTTTCAGACGCATATAAATCACGTAAAGGTTAAATTGCAATTCGCCCACGTATGTAAGAGCCGactggtgcagttgcatacgCGGCAGCGCTCGAAGAAGCGCGGCGGGGCCAGCGGTACCGATTGAGGTGAGATCCTCGATTGCTGCAATCGAACTGCGTGAATGAGTGGAAGTCTTACCACGATCAGAGCCGCAAGCCCCGTCTCGTCACTTCCGCCTACGCAAGCACACCAGGCTTAAGTTTTAGGTCCGACTGTAATACAGTATTACATCACCACGAAAAAGAAGAGCTTCACGATTGGAGCTAAATGAGTTGTCGCGAAGGAGCATTTGCCTTTCCGCGCCTCCACACACCTTCTCACTGGGAACTTACCCATGTAACTGGTAGTCGAGTTTATCAGCTGGATTTACTCGGGATAAAACTCTCGCTTCGCACTCGATTTCGAGGCTGGACTTAGGCAAAACTCCAACAATCTGTTCGGTAAATTTAGCTGGGCTTTTGTGAGGTATGCTACGAACCATTCCTGAAGGATAAAGCGTTTAGCGTTAATCCatttaggatgcgccaacgcgttcacttcaactcagtcGTTTGGGGTTTCGGACCGCGTGTCTGGCCTGTAAATTGACTTGTgcgggctagccgatgtatgaagtcagtggttttatcctcacagacaaccTAATCGACTTTGGacagatgaaaggcttggttggtactagggcggactcgaaccctTGATCGATCTTGCAGGCAAAGACGAACTTCTTGcccactgcgctacactcgcgcCTTCTTGGGGCAGTATTTTGAAGGCTTTGTCGCGAAACAGCATAATGTATCCGCGGTTCATTTACTTACTTTCATTTTGATTCAAATGGAAATGGTAAGCTGGAACAAATAGGTTTTTCGTTCTTATTCAATGTGGTGATTGTGTACCTCGCCGTTCTCAAACTTCAGAGAAGGAGGACGTGGTATTTCACATAAACTCCCCAATTCACTCTAATGATTGGGGCAATGTGAACGGCTATGATTTCCTAAAGGGAAGCATGCACTGCCGCTCAGTAGCGTAATAAAACAGCCAAATATGGCAACGATTATCGCCACAAAATGAGTTCGCGTCCATAGGGGGATGAGGTTATTGCGAGCCCAAGGGCATAAGCTGTACGCTATATGGGAAAGTTCACCGTCATCTTTTTCGCTACTTGTTCGCGTTGCGCCTGTCGTGTAGCAAGGACCATGTGCACTTATACATTCACTTAATTTGATTTATACTTCAAATTGGAGGAGTTCTGCACGACACTATTTTATGCCTACAGTACCTTTAAAGTGTATTTTCTGAATTCCACCGTAACGCAAATGACAGGTTTTATCATTCGTGGTGAATTCACTACAGAGAGTCAAAAACACTTTGATTTCTGCCCTGACCGTAATCTAATGGGACTAGTGACACTGTAACATATTTCAATGAGAGTAGGAATTAAACTAAGACAATTCACAAAAGTGGAAATTAAAACATGAAGAGTTATTAACTTTGGAGTTAAAATCTCGCAAAATATCCGCTCGTGGATTTTGTCAATCAAGCCGATTCTGTTTGTAATCTAACCACCATTGTTTCCAGTAACATCTTATGCTTGGCTCCTTGAATACTTCatgttttcatggatttcattGTTTTGCTAGGCACCCGAGGGGAAAATTCACAACGACAAATAACAGAATAAAGAAGtaataacaagaaataaattcctttttcatatttcctcctttctttaAATGAGTCCTTGCAAATGAGCCCCTAAACAACCAAATAACCCGACTTTAGTAGGGAACGATGGTGCCATTCGATGAATGCAAATGAGGTCATCATTTTACGAGTGTTTTCTTGAATTATGAACCATTCTCGCTACAAAATGTGATGAAAGATGCATAGATGTGCGCAAAGTTCTTCGATTTCAATTCAGCTTACATCGCCGCCGTCGATGGAAGAGATTACAGCTTGGAAAACAAATTAGCCACAGATTTTCATGCCAAACATAGATCCATCATGTCTGATACTAAGACATGGCCatcagaaataatttcaaagggAAATATTTAATGTTTCCACATCGACGACGTTGACATCACAATTAGTAAAATGCAACTTTCAGCAAAATCATGTTTCAGAACAGAATTTTGCTGATGACAAGTCACTAAGAAGTTCTTTAGATTCTTTTTATGGCGCAAAGAATCTCAAAGCCTTCCACAGATATCTCAGAGTATCCGGGTATATTGTGAACCCTTACAAGTTTTTCCCGAATCTTCCCAAGCAAGGAATTGAGAATTACGTGAAAGTTCCACGAAACTTCTCATGGGAATACCACTTTGCTTAAGGGATTTCAACAAGTTCCTACTTCCATGacattcagaagaaaaaactaactaTTTGTGAATGAGGTTGTTGTTAATCACGGAGTAATAGTAGAGTGAACCACCTTGTGACAGAAGCACTGAAGGACAGTATACTTTCTGGAGCGTTAACGCCCATCCAGGACACTCTCACCGAGTAGGCGGTTCAGAACAACGCCCTTTTCTAAGCAGACATCAATTAGCGCTTTGGAACCACTGCGATGCAAGATATCGGTAGCTTCCTCTGAGATAAATGCATTTACAGtgaagaggaggaaaacaGAATTTTGTTTACATGGAGTAACAAATGTTGActtctgaaaaaggaaaatgaaggcAGCCGAGCTTCGAAAACGGTCCCCTATGGTTATATTCTCAATTGATATAGTTGTTTTAAGGCAGCAGATTTAACgaacttttttgaagtttatgaaggATACTCTCTGGAAGCAAGATCTTCccgaaaatttcttgaaacacagaaaaaaaaactattttaacTGAGCTAGCCTATCtgagaaagaacaagaaaaaagagaattaatGAGTCATAAAAGTGGAAATCCACTACAGAGTTTTAGATtgtccagttctttttttcttgattacaTAAGATCAAGAAATTGATTTTGTGCGTCTCTTACGGCGTTTCTAATAAGGATtaggaaatgaaacaaaaattcatCGAAAGGGGAATATGAATGACGAAAGATGAATAGAATAATGTGCGTCATAAATGTCACGGAATGTCAATGTCAGAGCTTCGGatgacttttttaaaagttcataaaatataaaaactgtcaaaaaattgaagactGGAGCACAGACCGAGAAAAATCTTTAAGATGGATGTGGACTTTGCTATCGAGTACGTTGACTAAATTTTTACGGTGATTTCCACCTCAACCACCCAGATTTGTGATGGGTTTGGGGCGGAAGATTTGAACAACACGCTGATTCCAACTGCGCCTTCTTTCGTACAGCTAAACTTTCTCCTCAACTTTGAcaatttttctgaacaatGACTAAATAccatgctgaaaaaaaacagcaatttaAAGCAGTTAGGAATTTTTACAGACCAGAATCAAGAGTTCCACGGTTAGTAAGCattgaagaataaataaaccaaCACACTTTCCTAGGAGAGTGACAGAGAAGAAATAATGATATTCTAACGTCTTTATTTCAAGAGGATTTACTATTCTGATGAAGTGCAAATTAATTGAATTTCGAAGACGTTTTTCGTTCAgtattatttgcatttttgcatTTGTGCCGATGATGAAAGACAATTAAAAATTCACATTGTGGGTATATTGCCATCAAGACGCGTGAGAATCGGATCATACGGATCATATCACACCGTTTAAAATTCTCAATATGCCGCAAATATTCCGCTACGCGACCACGTCATCGTAACGGAAATCGCATTCACGAGTCATTACGGTAGCGAAAAAGCCACTTAGAAAACGGAGCCGCTCCCTCTACAAACTATGGAActagttttgttttctcttttttttcaatccttctggaaaagaaatgttcgaatatttgaaaaaagaaaatatttggaatCAAAATTGTGTAGAGAACAAAGTATGCTTTGTTTATATGTCTTTACTGGTACACAGTTggctgaaaaattaaaagtggACTACGATTCCGGGCACGACTCTCACGATTGAGCTTATCCAGCATCCGATTTCACTGGGACTTATTGAGCGGTCGTTCAAACTTGTACTAAGTAATCTTATAGACCACATTCTGATGATTTCGAAGCAATTCTCGTTTTTGCGGTCTCTTCTGGATTGATTGTAAATTGGGCGATAATTGCCGATGCGGatccttcttatacaacaataACTTCGGGACTACAACTCTGGAATAAATACTGTTGGGTGTTGCACCCTCAAATACTGTTAGACGGAAAACTAATCTTTTGGGTTCACATACTCCGAATACACTTTTGCACTTTTGCAGCAAAACACAGTccatagtaaataaaaatattagtaaattatagttttattaaaaatttattatattatcattattttatagtattattagaaattatagtattattataaattatagtattattattagtaaatAGTACACTGATTTTACAGTATCCAAAAAGTGCAATATAGTTTGCGTATATTGGCATTTCTAGTCCTTTTCATCAGTATTCAACTGTTGtgccattttttctattttccgtACATTTCCTTGCGAACTGCAGTTTCGTCAACATCCGCAGTTGCGACCCCCACCATATGACAAGCATAGTTTgcataataattttaaaacgcTCCAGAAACGGGCGCACACATAAGCTCTATGCGTGATTCAGTATTCAGTTCACTTCCAACAATCTGGCGGACCCCACTTGGATTCCCCAGCGGACAGAAACTTAGTAATTCTATGACAATCTacaaaaattgacaaaacaACGGGGAATTGTTTGAGTAGTcaccgaaataaaaaaattgtagaagaaGTCATGTGGTGTTCATCTATCTTTAAGGTTGGAAGAACACATAGATAAAGGAAAGTCATCTGAACAAGAGGGGCTGCGATAAGGATTCAACACTACCGGTCGTGTACCAGCATCAAAATTTCTGGAGATACCGCGGGAGTATAAGATGACGCTGTTTCTCactttcgtcgaattcgggtATTTGACCCAGATGAGTTGGAAGCGGTTGTAAAGAGCCTGCACAACCAAAGTGTCTCTTTCATTTCGTAGAGAATCCAACAAGTCGATTGGGAGCGAAAACTGATGACCAGCAACTGTCCCGTATCCTCGCGTTGATGGCGTTCTTCTCTCGACATAAAGCGTTAGCCAAGCGGAACAAATGTGGCTGAGTTCAAAGTGACGTGTAGAAATAATATTATTCAGCTAAGcctgaacaaaaagaaaaaacacggaTCTCTGATGTCTCCTTCACGCTCTGCAAACTGAATCTATCTGAATATTCCAACTGGATATATCTGGGTCGAGAAGGGAGCATGACAAACGACTTAATCTCTCAGCTGGGAAGAGGAGGGTGAACAGCTTGAGGAGCTGCAAGAGCAGTGAGGATGCAGTGAAGAAAACTAAGTCCGCCATACTAATGCCCGGAGTTCCACCTTACGTCACGCATTGAgggtaaaatttgaaatcgaAATAGTGTGGTCCGAACgtgtgatgcgtttcaacgacagcAGATGGAGAAAAGCTAAGGGGTTTGACGAGATGGGAACCGTACAACAGGATGGTGACCACTCGATggttagatttttttgaacgaatCCCTtttaaaagtaggaaaaaagcaGCATGGGGAAAATCATGAGCACTTGGAATGTAGTGAAGAGCAGAAACACACTTCGTAACAGcgattttgttattttaaccTATGCTTCTTCAGGAATCTGGACAGTTTGCAAGAGAGAGGAAAATGTGATCGGCATTACCGAAAATTCTACCATTTATTGGAAGGGTGATGCTAGAAGTATCCCATTTCACACAAGCAAAAGAAGAGGATTTACAGTTTCCTTTATTTAGAtgtacatattttattatatatttatatattttttaatcaaaaaacaactatatTTTTGTCATATGCACTGGTCATTCTTTTTTACTGACAGTGGAAAGCCACAGGAACAAAACAGAGAGATACACTGACATTGTTGAGAAGATTTGATAGGCCAATTCCTtcctgagaaagaaaaagctgaGTGAAGCCGATATGCGATATGATTTTGGTGAGATGCGAATTAACTGTCAGTCATCAAAAGGAGCTGCCAAAGACAGTGTGCGCCGCTTAGACCTCAATCTTTAATTGTGAGTTatcaaagcaaacaaaaattgacAGTAAGTAATCAGGGTGGAAAGGCTAAGAGACAACGCAGTcctacaaaaaaacaaaaaaaaacaatgaaacatATCTCATGCGACGCTTAGCTTTGAAGCGTATTGCATAATGTTTTCTTAGTGCGGTATGCTACAGTATAGCACGGCGACGACGAAGCGCAGCATGTCACGAGATTGACGATGGTTGGGTCTCGGTgggacaatatagagttccggttgtagattacgagtatgagtcCCCTTAATCtccttaatcgtcctgaagAACGGCGCAGGAAACGGCCTTAGTTTATATGAGGGGAGCGCTAGAACGCGTCGCTCctgtacacgcgccgcgtctatGAGCctgaggaaaaaatcgatgGAGTATCCTCAGCGGCGTATacaataaaaccaatgaacaggTTGATGCGAACCGAAGCGTGTACAAGAGCGCAACTCATGCGAATTTAGGCAATTACCACGCTATTTTCCAGGAAGAATTGAGCGTGCACACGCTCATAGTCGTAATCCACGACCCGAATTGTATATTGCCCCACCGAACACAACATCGTAATTTTTGTGCCTCAAAATACCCAGAACAGCTTAAATGTCTGCGTCTTTCGCTCTAAATTTCAGAAACTTTTGAGGTAATTTCAACAGCTGGTTTTTCCGCTGCACTCTTCGAGTTCATCTTTCCcacttttctgtttctttcgcGATAGCTTTTGCATAAACTAATTCAGCTCTTGATCCAGATCTTTTTACCTAATAGCTTCCCTCCCTTAATCATGGAGTTTCTCTTCCTACTTCTCTATCTCTCTTCTAATTTGTGTGAGGTGGCAAGTTATCTTTTTTCGCAGTCGTCTCATAGCAAATAGATTATGATAATGGAACGAATGCATTAACTGCCCTTTAGAAATGGCTCCTAATATCTAAGTTACAGCTGTGAGTGCTTAgtcttcaaataaataaacctgATGAGGAATTAAGCCGACATTAGATGACATCGTCTATCGATGGTTCAAAgctaatattttataaatcaGCACTTAACCCATGAATACTCCCAAatcgaaattttattttgaattttgagcaCTCTTTGCAGaacgacatttttttgttaagtTATAGCGATCATTTACCGTTCTCTCTCGATAAACCTTCTCAAGAAAAGAGACGAGAACCCAGAACATTCGCTCATGGAGATCTATGATGACGCAGCTTTCTTGGAATGGA
This is a stretch of genomic DNA from Necator americanus strain Aroian chromosome II, whole genome shotgun sequence. It encodes these proteins:
- a CDS encoding hypothetical protein (NECATOR_CHRII.G7700.T1); protein product: MVRSIPHKSPAKFTEQIVGVLPKSSLEIECEARVLSRVNPADKLDYQLHGFARSLKNTSSVSSYYNRVMLAWLSFVLLCSLISARELRYAGTSTLRDVRAIAPSYSSWCIFYPERCRLLNTAQGIAGYHESSV